A stretch of Brassica napus cultivar Da-Ae chromosome C6, Da-Ae, whole genome shotgun sequence DNA encodes these proteins:
- the LOC106433339 gene encoding GDSL esterase/lipase EXL1 gives MDRRRSIHHHIISYLFPSSSSILCLCISFLVLLFTTNTNALVKLPENTTVPAIIVFGDSIVDAGNNDDLITEARCDYPPYGIDFDGGVPTGRFSNGKVPTDILAEELGIKPTIPAYRDPNLRQEDLLTGVTFASGGAGYVPLTTQIAGGIPLSQQLKFFEEYIEKLNGMVGQERTTFIITNSLFVIICGSNDIANNFFSLPTAQLQYNVASFTALMADNARSFARTLYQYGARRILMFGAPPIGCVPSQRTVAGGPTRDCVVRFNDACKLFNAKLSANIDGLSRTLQDTTLIYIDIYDPLLDLILYPQQYGFKVSNLGCCGTGFIEVTALCNNYTAAVCPVRSDYVFWDSFHPTETAYRNIVAKLLQRYLNRFF, from the exons ATGGACCGACGTCGTTCTATTCATCATCACATCATTTCATATCTTTTCCCCTCTTCTTCGTCCATACTATGTTTGTGTATTTCATTCCTTGTGTTGTTGTTTACTACAAACACTAATGCTTTAGTGAAACTTCCGGAAAACACGACCGTTCCGGCTATAATAGTGTTCGGAGATTCAATTGTTGATGCAGGGAACAACGACGATTTGATAACGGAGGCTAGATGTGATTATCCTCCTTATGGTATTGATTTCGACGGTGGAGTTCCGACTGGAAGATTCTCCAATGGAAAAGTCCCAACTGATATTCTAG CGGAAGAATTAGGGATTAAGCCAACTATACCAGCATACCGAGATCCTAATCTAAGACAAGAAGATCTCTTAACCGGTGTAACATTTGCTTCGGGTGGTGCTGGTTATGTTCCTTTGACAACACAAATAGCG GGAGGAATACCATTATCGCAACAACTGAAATTCTTTGAAGAGTATATAGAGAAATTGAATGGGATGGTGGGACAAGAGAGGACAACGTTCATAATTACGAATAGCTTGTTCGTTATTATATGTGGTAGTAACGATATCGCAAACAACTTCTTTAGTCTCCCTACGGCTCAGCTCCAATACAACGTGGCTTCTTTCACTGCTCTTATGGCCGACAATGCTCGCTCTTTTGCTAGG ACGCTGTACCAATATGGTGCAAGAAGAATACTTATGTTTGGTGCACCACCAATAGGATGTGTCCCTTCGCAGAGAACTGTAGCTGGAGGACCAACAAGAGATTGTGTTGTTCGGTTTAATGATGCGTGTAAACTTTTCAATGCTAAACTCTCTGCAAATATAGATGGCTTGTCAAGAACCCTACAAGACACgactttaatatatattgacATCTATGATCCTCTACTTGATCTCATTTTATACCCTCAACAATATG GATTTAAGGTGAGTAATTTAGGATGTTGCGGAACGGGGTTCATAGAAGTGACTGCTCTATGCAACAACTATACAGCCGCTGTATGTCCCGTGAGATCGGATTATGTGTTTTGGGACAGTTTTCATCCCACTGAAACAGCTTACAGAAACATAGTTGCAAAGCTTCTTCAGAGATATCTCAACAGATTCTTCTAG
- the LOC125588936 gene encoding uncharacterized protein LOC125588936 encodes MYKHNLGAQTIATLGDRLADENDGEPVDDFVLMKTAHTNKHTGEIDDGVVRDVLSLIETQKEDEETRLSQLQTDLDATSTASTNLSRIRINEIVESVCSL; translated from the exons ATGTACAAGCACAATTTGGGTGCCCagactattgccactctgggggatcgcttg gcggatgaaaatgatggcgagccggttgatgatttcGTCCTAATGAAGACGGCGCATACCAACAAGCACACCGGGGagattgatgatggtgttgTGAGGGATGTGCTCAGCCTGATCGAAACTCAGAAGGAAGACGAAGAGACCCGTctatctcagcttcaaaccgacctGGACGccacttcgacggcttcgaccaacttgtcccggattcgaatcaacgaaatcgttgaatcggtatgttctttataa